A genomic segment from Legionella quinlivanii encodes:
- a CDS encoding electron transfer flavoprotein subunit alpha/FixB family protein — translation MSVLVIAEHDNKQLHPASLNTLAAALQLDDKPVFLVIGHDCQSVAEQASAVAGVHSVLLVDNPCYAHQLAENTSQLVASLAESFTAILAASTTFGKNILPRVAALLDVAQVSDVSRIISSDEFQHPIYAGNAIETVKILDAKKILTIRTTAFDSIQEKQSACCIERISTVIAEENCHFVSHQLSKSERPELGSAKIIVSGGRGLQNAEKFKLIEELADVLGAAVGASRAAVDAGFVPNDYQVGQTGKVVAPDLYFAIGISGAVQHLAGMKDSKVIVAINKDEDAPIFQIATYGLVGDLFELIPQLIEQLKQ, via the coding sequence ATGAGCGTTCTAGTCATTGCGGAACATGACAATAAACAATTACACCCTGCGTCATTAAATACTTTGGCAGCCGCACTTCAGCTCGATGATAAGCCGGTTTTTCTCGTGATTGGGCATGATTGCCAAAGCGTTGCCGAACAGGCATCTGCGGTCGCTGGGGTTCATTCGGTTCTTTTAGTGGATAATCCATGCTATGCCCATCAGTTGGCAGAAAATACTAGTCAGCTCGTGGCAAGCCTTGCCGAGTCATTCACTGCTATTCTTGCCGCATCCACAACCTTTGGCAAAAATATACTGCCGCGAGTTGCCGCCTTACTTGATGTGGCACAGGTGTCGGATGTCAGCCGCATTATTTCTTCAGACGAGTTCCAGCATCCGATTTATGCAGGAAACGCGATAGAAACCGTGAAGATTCTCGATGCAAAAAAAATCTTAACCATCCGCACCACAGCATTTGACAGTATTCAAGAGAAACAATCAGCCTGCTGTATTGAGCGAATCAGCACAGTGATTGCAGAAGAGAACTGCCATTTTGTAAGCCATCAATTAAGCAAGTCAGAACGGCCTGAATTGGGAAGTGCAAAAATTATCGTATCGGGCGGACGCGGTTTGCAGAATGCTGAAAAATTCAAATTGATTGAGGAACTGGCCGATGTTCTTGGTGCTGCTGTGGGCGCATCGAGAGCGGCTGTTGATGCGGGATTTGTTCCTAACGACTATCAGGTGGGGCAAACCGGTAAAGTAGTCGCCCCGGATTTATATTTTGCAATTGGCATTTCAGGAGCTGTTCAGCATTTGGCTGGCATGAAAGACTCCAAAGTGATTGTCGCAATCAATAAAGATGAGGATGCTCCTATTTTCCAAATAGCCACCTATGGATTGGTAGGTGATTTATTCGAGCTGATACCTCAGCTTATCGAGCAGTTAAAACAATAA
- the ald gene encoding alanine dehydrogenase produces the protein MFVGVPKEIKPQENRVGLVPASVREITRVGSTVFVEKGAGLGIGITDDQYRAAGAEILATADEVFERAELIVKVKEPQPVECHRLREGQTLFTYLHLAPDPQQTRLLKESGATAIAYETVTQNDGGLPLLTPMSQVAGRMSIQAGAHCLEMAQGGSGVLLGGVPGVAPANVLVIGGGVVGTNAVRMAMGMEARVTVLDKSLTRLRELDFQFGAKLNTIYATAEALEQYVTNADLVIGAVLVPGAAAPKLVTRSMLKAMRPGSVVVDVAIDQGGCFETSRPTTHHEPTYVIENVVHYCVANMPGAVPRTSTFALNNATLPFVISLVTKGVKLALLSDGHLLNGLNVHKGMITHEAVARDLGYEYVTATDALAS, from the coding sequence ATGTTTGTCGGTGTTCCAAAAGAAATCAAACCGCAGGAGAATCGCGTTGGATTGGTTCCTGCCAGCGTTCGTGAAATTACGCGAGTAGGAAGCACCGTTTTTGTAGAAAAAGGAGCTGGCCTTGGTATTGGAATTACTGATGACCAGTATCGCGCTGCTGGAGCTGAAATTCTGGCAACTGCTGATGAGGTATTTGAGCGGGCTGAGTTAATTGTTAAAGTAAAAGAACCTCAACCTGTTGAGTGCCATCGCCTTCGAGAAGGTCAAACCCTGTTTACCTATCTTCATCTCGCCCCGGATCCACAACAGACTCGCCTGTTGAAAGAATCAGGCGCGACTGCAATTGCCTATGAAACGGTGACTCAAAATGACGGCGGTTTGCCTTTGTTGACTCCTATGTCCCAGGTCGCAGGACGCATGTCCATTCAGGCAGGTGCTCATTGTCTGGAGATGGCGCAGGGAGGAAGCGGGGTTCTTTTAGGTGGTGTTCCAGGTGTCGCTCCTGCAAATGTTCTGGTGATTGGCGGCGGGGTGGTAGGAACCAATGCAGTCCGAATGGCAATGGGAATGGAAGCAAGAGTAACGGTTCTCGATAAGTCCTTAACTCGTTTGCGTGAGCTTGACTTTCAGTTTGGCGCTAAATTGAATACCATTTATGCGACTGCAGAAGCTTTAGAACAATATGTGACGAATGCCGATTTGGTTATCGGAGCGGTTCTGGTTCCAGGTGCTGCTGCACCGAAGTTAGTGACGCGCTCAATGTTAAAAGCGATGCGACCCGGTTCTGTAGTTGTTGACGTGGCCATCGATCAGGGCGGATGTTTTGAAACCAGTCGACCGACTACGCATCATGAGCCAACTTATGTGATTGAAAATGTGGTGCATTATTGTGTGGCTAATATGCCTGGCGCTGTTCCGCGAACATCTACCTTTGCGTTGAACAATGCAACGCTTCCCTTTGTAATCAGTCTGGTCACCAAAGGTGTGAAGCTGGCACTCTTAAGCGATGGTCATTTATTAAATGGATTAAATGTTCATAAAGGAATGATCACTCATGAAGCAGTAGCCCGCGATCTGGGATATGAGTATGTTACAGCGACTGATGCCCTGGCAAGTTAA
- a CDS encoding transporter: protein MAYGPLQPGKIWLTRSILAFLIASNSALADEPVSSCSGPTAFLNLIDRPNYADSSCTVPWKSVIIESGYQYQRLTDSDGTLQTYPNMETRFGLPGNNELYVLWPTYNQQSFSPRYGNSETMAGLKHMLVNNNKWVIAVEAELFFPDGSAAYGSKSAGGGANAILTYTINPKWSVTTMLGVSSLTESCFNGGERYNNFIPDFVLSYSLSDRLSAYGEVYGETKTGPGEHSGFNADAGILFLITPSIIIDINAGQRISGYPGSFENYFGAGISFMI, encoded by the coding sequence ATGGCTTATGGACCTCTTCAACCCGGTAAAATCTGGCTAACTCGCTCTATTCTCGCTTTTCTAATTGCTTCAAATTCCGCTTTAGCCGATGAACCGGTTAGTTCCTGTTCTGGTCCAACCGCCTTTTTAAATCTCATTGACCGGCCTAATTATGCCGACAGCTCCTGTACGGTTCCCTGGAAGTCAGTCATTATTGAATCGGGTTATCAATATCAGCGCCTGACCGATAGCGATGGTACATTACAGACTTACCCTAACATGGAAACACGTTTCGGTTTACCGGGAAACAACGAGCTATATGTACTTTGGCCAACCTATAATCAGCAATCCTTTTCTCCCCGTTATGGAAACAGCGAAACGATGGCCGGCTTAAAGCATATGCTGGTCAACAATAATAAATGGGTCATTGCGGTAGAAGCGGAATTATTTTTCCCCGATGGCAGCGCAGCTTATGGAAGCAAGTCGGCAGGCGGAGGCGCCAACGCCATTCTGACTTATACTATTAATCCCAAGTGGAGTGTTACTACAATGCTTGGCGTCAGCAGCTTAACAGAATCGTGCTTTAATGGCGGTGAACGATATAACAACTTTATTCCGGATTTTGTGCTCAGTTATTCATTAAGTGATCGCCTGAGCGCCTACGGTGAAGTGTATGGTGAAACCAAAACAGGTCCTGGTGAACATAGTGGATTCAATGCCGATGCGGGGATACTGTTTCTGATAACCCCGTCCATTATTATCGATATTAACGCTGGCCAGCGCATAAGCGGCTATCCCGGCTCTTTTGAAAATTACTTCGGAGCGGGTATTTCCTTTATGATTTAA
- a CDS encoding FAD-dependent oxidoreductase yields the protein MEQRTQVLIIGAGPVGLSTAIGLARQGIQSVVIEKHPGTTNHPKARGVNTRTMEIFRLWGLESELRQYQLPAEAHRFIWLESLQGKELTRVNAKPRPSSYSPTEVAVISQDWVEEVLLAAAKSYPQIQCYFNARMINFEQDETGVKTTVLDTVSQKQYLMQSEYVVAADGANSSTRPLLGIGMQGKDNLGEFCNIYCEMDLSKYLSDRPSVGFMFTRKDIMGTSLLSKDGSKRWLVGVRYDHIPELTRESFTDQFCIELIENLVDDNSIQIKLINKAFWTMAALIAENYRKGRIILAGDAAHRLPPTGGLGMNTGVQDAHNLAWKLAAVIKGYATPSLLDTYYDERAPIAENNIAWSTKNAMRFTRIFEAIYNEDYETMSAALEEQNEHLNQVGLDIGFRYECGAMIKENNPPPSPNTSDYQPSTYPGSRAPHYPLEKNGISISTLDLFDNHFVLLSTDSNEKWHNAVSAISNKYPIKSYRIGEKGELQAPQGNWLKVYELTQSGAVLVRPDGHIAWRTIEKETDPQNKLEQILNEILTGS from the coding sequence ATGGAACAAAGAACTCAGGTACTTATTATAGGTGCTGGTCCAGTGGGCTTAAGTACCGCTATTGGCCTTGCCAGGCAAGGTATTCAGTCAGTCGTCATTGAAAAACATCCAGGCACCACCAATCATCCCAAGGCAAGAGGGGTTAATACTCGAACAATGGAAATTTTTCGATTGTGGGGGCTGGAGTCAGAACTGCGTCAATATCAGCTCCCTGCCGAGGCTCATCGATTTATCTGGCTTGAGTCTCTGCAGGGTAAAGAATTAACCCGGGTCAATGCAAAACCAAGACCGTCTTCCTACAGCCCGACAGAAGTAGCTGTGATTTCACAGGATTGGGTCGAAGAAGTCTTACTTGCGGCAGCGAAAAGCTACCCGCAGATCCAGTGCTATTTTAATGCCAGAATGATTAACTTTGAGCAGGATGAGACGGGGGTAAAAACTACGGTACTCGATACTGTTTCTCAAAAACAATATCTCATGCAGTCAGAATATGTGGTTGCCGCCGATGGTGCCAATTCCAGCACTCGGCCGTTATTAGGCATCGGCATGCAGGGTAAGGATAATCTGGGAGAGTTTTGTAACATCTATTGTGAAATGGATTTATCAAAATATTTAAGTGACAGACCCAGTGTTGGCTTTATGTTTACCCGAAAAGATATTATGGGAACCTCCCTGCTCTCCAAGGATGGCTCCAAACGGTGGCTGGTTGGCGTGCGCTATGATCACATTCCTGAATTGACCAGGGAAAGTTTTACTGATCAATTCTGTATTGAACTCATTGAAAACCTTGTGGATGATAATTCCATCCAGATCAAGCTGATTAATAAAGCGTTCTGGACTATGGCTGCCTTGATTGCTGAAAATTACCGTAAAGGCAGAATTATCCTGGCCGGCGATGCCGCCCACCGTTTGCCGCCCACGGGGGGACTTGGAATGAATACCGGTGTGCAGGATGCACATAATCTCGCCTGGAAGCTTGCTGCTGTTATTAAAGGTTATGCTACTCCTTCCCTGCTTGACACCTATTATGATGAGCGCGCTCCAATTGCCGAGAATAATATTGCCTGGAGCACAAAAAATGCAATGCGCTTCACCCGAATTTTTGAAGCTATCTATAACGAAGACTATGAAACCATGTCAGCGGCTCTGGAAGAGCAAAATGAGCACTTGAACCAGGTAGGACTGGATATCGGTTTTCGATATGAATGCGGTGCAATGATTAAGGAAAACAACCCGCCGCCCTCTCCTAACACCTCCGATTATCAGCCCTCTACCTATCCAGGAAGCAGAGCGCCGCATTATCCTCTGGAAAAAAATGGTATCTCCATCTCTACCCTTGATTTATTCGATAACCATTTCGTACTGCTCAGCACTGACTCAAATGAAAAATGGCATAATGCTGTAAGCGCCATTAGCAATAAATATCCAATAAAAAGTTATCGTATTGGCGAGAAAGGAGAGCTTCAAGCCCCCCAGGGAAACTGGCTTAAAGTCTATGAACTGACCCAATCAGGTGCTGTTTTGGTACGGCCGGATGGTCATATCGCCTGGCGAACGATAGAAAAAGAAACTGATCCACAAAATAAACTGGAACAAATCTTGAATGAAATACTAACAGGCAGTTAA